The region ACCCAGCTCTTTATAAGAAGAGGTATTGGCTGGCATGGCTGCATAGGGCTGGAAGGCCTGATTGCAATTGCGTAAGGCAGGTGCTGCCCAGGAAGTTCAGGGTGCGCGATTGTACGCAAGCTGCGAAGACGATGCAATAGGCCGTCTATCGCGCCTTGACAGGCCTGAACGTGGGTCCTAGCATGCCGCGCAACCCTTCTGGAGCAACTGTCACTGATGCAACCCCAAGCTTTCTACCGCGCGGTGGCGGACGATTTCAGCGCCGTCGACGGCATCATCAAGAAGCAGCTGACTTCCCGAGTGCCGCTGGTATCAAAAATCGGCGACTACATTACCTCGGCGGGCGGTAAACGCCTTCGCCCCTTATTAGTGTTGTTGTGTGGCAAGGCTTTGGGTCGCGAAGGCGACGACATGCGCCTGCTGGCAGCCACTATCGAGTTCCTGCACACCGCGACCCTGCTGCATGACGACGTGGTCGACATGTCTGGCATGCGCCGTGGCCGTTCGACCGCCAACGCTATGTGGGGCAACGCACCCAGCGTGCTGGTAGGCGATTTTCTTTATTCGCGCTCCTTCGAAATGATGGTCGAGTTGGGCTCGATGCCCGTGATGAAGATCCTTTCGCAAGCAACGCGCATTATTGCCGAAGGCGAAGTGTTGCAGTTGTCGAAGGTCCGTGACGCCAGCACCACCGAAGAAACGTACATGGAAGTCATTCGCGGCAAGACAGCGATGCTTTTCGAAGCCTCGACCCACAGCGCAGCAACCCTGGCCGGCGCGTCGCTGGAACAGAGCGAAGCGCTACGCACCTTCGGCGATCACTTGGGCGTCGCTTTCCAGTTGGTCGACGACCTGCTGGATTATAAAGGCGACGCAGAAACCCTGGGCAAGAACGTCGGTGACGATCTGGCCGAGGGCAAGCCAACCCTGCCGCTGATCTACACCATGCGCGAAGGCACTCCGGAACAGGCGGCACTGGTGCGCCGGGCCATTCAGAAAGGCGGCATCGAAGACCTGGAAAGCATACGTGAAGCCGTTGAGGCCTCAGGTTCGCTGGAGTACACCGCACAACTGGCTCGCGATTACGTGGCCCGCGCAATCAAATGCCTCGACGCCCTGCCGGCCAGCGAATATCGAGATGCGCTGGTTGAGTTGAGTGAGTTTGCAGTAGCCCGCACCCACTAAAACGAACCGCGGTGAGGCGAGCCTGCTCGCGAATGCAATCTGCCAGTCGAGATCATCGCTAACTGGCAAGCAGCTTTCGCGAGCAGGTCCGCCCCACAGGTTTTTCAGCGCCTCGCCTACCCCGCCTAAAACCCTATACAATGTGCGACTTTTAGCGATCCTCAAACCAAGGAGCTTTAGTGAGCACGTTGCCACCCTGCCCAAAATGTAATTCCGAATACACCTACGAAGACGGCGCACAGCTGATGTGCCCCGAGTGCGCCCATGAGTGGTCTGCCAGTGGCGAGGCTGAAGTAGCGTCCGACGACACCGTTAAAAAAGATTCGGTGGGCAATGTTCTGCAAGACGGCGACACCATCACCGTGATCAAGGACCTCAAGGTCAAAGGCACATCGCTGGTGGTCAAGGTCGGCACCAAGGTTAAAAATATCCGCTTGTGCGATGGCGATCACGACATCGACTGCAAAATCGACGGTATCGGACCGATGAAGCTCAAATCCGAGTTCGTCAGAAAAGTCTAAGCGCTACCTGCCATCCTGCGCCAGGCGCGGGATGGTGCTTCGCCCTCCTCTCATCGCCCGACACCTCTTCGCCGTAGCCCAATGCCAGTCGTTTTGATCTTCCGCAACCGTCCCTCAGAAAAAAAACAAACCGCCAATAGTCACTTGCTATTTGATGAATAAGAATTATTCTCATTGAAACCCTTCAATGGAGATGAGACTCATGACTTATTTGATCGATGCCTGGCTGGACCGCCCACACCCTTACCTCAGAATCCTGCATCGGGAAACCGGTGAAGTCTGTGCGGTGCTTGAAGAGGAAGCCTTGAACGAGCTACAGGATCAGGGCGACCTGGACGTCAATGGCTTGAGTTCCAGCGAGCCAGTGGTGCTCAAGGAACTGGTACGTAATCTGTTTTTATTCTGCTACGCCCGAGCATTGCGCCCGACCTGCGACCTGAACCATAAGATCGAGGTATGAGAAACCGTAAAAACTGTGGGAGCGAGCACGCTCGCTCCCACATTAGCCTGTCAATACCGAACAGGTCTTACAGAACGTCGAGCAATTCGACGTCGAACACCAGCACGCTGTGCGGCGCAATGCTGCCAACGCCTTGAGCGCCGTAGGCCAGTTCGCTCGGCACGTACAAACGCCATTTGCTGCCGGCATTCATCAGTTGCAGGGCCTCGGTCCAGCCAGCGATCACGCCGCCCACTGGGAATTCTGCAGGCTCGCCGCGCTCATAGGAGCTGTCGAACACAGTGCCGTCGATCAGCGTGCCGTGGTAGTGAGTGCGCACTTGATCTTCACGGGATGGCTTGGCGCCTTCACCCTGAGTCAGGACTTCAAATTGCAGGCCGGAAGCCAAGGTGGTGACGCCATCACGCTTAGCGTTGTCCGCGAGAAAGGCCAAGCCTTCGCCAGCAGCTGCTTCAGCCTTGGCGGCCGCTTCGGCTTGCATGATTTCGCGGATCACTTTGAAGCTGGCGGACATTTCTTCCTGGCCGACACGGCTTTCTTTGCCAGCGAAAGCGTCAGTCAGGCCAGCCAGAATGGCGTCCAGGTTAACGCCCGGTGGCGGGTTGTCGCGCAGTTGGTCGCCCAACTGGCGGCCGATACCGTAGCTGACACGGGTTTCGTCGGTGGACAGGTTTACTTCGGACATGACACTGCTCCGCTGTGCGGACGGCCCTGGAACTTGCCGTGCGTACACAGCGCGTCCCGGAGCGCGCCCGGAATCAAAAGGGCGAG is a window of Pseudomonas sp. DC1.2 DNA encoding:
- a CDS encoding polyprenyl synthetase family protein, which encodes MQPQAFYRAVADDFSAVDGIIKKQLTSRVPLVSKIGDYITSAGGKRLRPLLVLLCGKALGREGDDMRLLAATIEFLHTATLLHDDVVDMSGMRRGRSTANAMWGNAPSVLVGDFLYSRSFEMMVELGSMPVMKILSQATRIIAEGEVLQLSKVRDASTTEETYMEVIRGKTAMLFEASTHSAATLAGASLEQSEALRTFGDHLGVAFQLVDDLLDYKGDAETLGKNVGDDLAEGKPTLPLIYTMREGTPEQAALVRRAIQKGGIEDLESIREAVEASGSLEYTAQLARDYVARAIKCLDALPASEYRDALVELSEFAVARTH
- a CDS encoding zinc ribbon domain-containing protein YjdM, yielding MSTLPPCPKCNSEYTYEDGAQLMCPECAHEWSASGEAEVASDDTVKKDSVGNVLQDGDTITVIKDLKVKGTSLVVKVGTKVKNIRLCDGDHDIDCKIDGIGPMKLKSEFVRKV
- a CDS encoding FKBP-type peptidyl-prolyl cis-trans isomerase, which gives rise to MSEVNLSTDETRVSYGIGRQLGDQLRDNPPPGVNLDAILAGLTDAFAGKESRVGQEEMSASFKVIREIMQAEAAAKAEAAAGEGLAFLADNAKRDGVTTLASGLQFEVLTQGEGAKPSREDQVRTHYHGTLIDGTVFDSSYERGEPAEFPVGGVIAGWTEALQLMNAGSKWRLYVPSELAYGAQGVGSIAPHSVLVFDVELLDVL